The following proteins are co-located in the Sporosarcina pasteurii genome:
- a CDS encoding DHH family phosphoesterase, with amino-acid sequence MYKLLTHNDLDGVGCGILAKIAFGKQVKVRYNSVSGLDREVEWFLENDDKETFLLITDLSVNEENEKRLEAFYQDGGKLQLLDHHKTALHFNSYEWGHVVIEDNEGKLTSATSLFHQYLVTHQLLEPSESIAEFVELVRQYDTWEWEKNDNHFAQRLNALFFLMTIEEFEDKMISRLNSSDHFNFDEFEKKILDMEEDKIERYIRRKRRELVQLKTGDHFAGVVYAESYHSELGNELGKEYPHLDYIVILNIGGKRVGFRTIHDQIDVSEVAGQFGGGGHAKASGCSLTKVAFQQFVVDTFHIEPLREDARRNRYNLKHSSFGSLYKNRMEDNFFLYPENEQGWAIKQNNKKLDQTFTSFEEGERFLKRNHEAWLVRDDAFVNYLMGRIRTDK; translated from the coding sequence ATGTATAAGTTGTTGACGCATAATGATTTGGACGGCGTTGGATGCGGTATTTTAGCGAAAATTGCTTTTGGAAAGCAGGTCAAAGTACGCTACAACTCGGTTTCTGGCCTCGATCGCGAGGTTGAATGGTTTTTGGAAAATGATGATAAAGAAACATTTTTGTTAATTACGGATTTGTCGGTAAATGAGGAAAACGAGAAGAGACTTGAGGCGTTTTATCAAGATGGTGGAAAACTACAATTGCTTGATCACCATAAAACGGCACTTCACTTTAATAGTTATGAGTGGGGTCATGTCGTAATAGAGGATAACGAAGGAAAATTAACTTCAGCGACTTCACTATTTCATCAATACCTTGTTACACATCAACTTCTGGAACCTTCAGAATCTATCGCTGAATTTGTCGAACTCGTTAGACAGTATGATACATGGGAATGGGAAAAGAATGATAACCATTTTGCACAACGTCTTAATGCTCTCTTCTTCCTCATGACAATTGAAGAATTTGAAGATAAGATGATCAGTCGTCTGAATTCGAGTGATCATTTTAACTTCGATGAATTTGAAAAGAAAATACTTGATATGGAAGAAGATAAAATCGAACGCTACATTCGCCGAAAAAGACGAGAACTCGTCCAATTGAAAACCGGCGATCATTTTGCTGGAGTTGTTTATGCGGAATCCTACCATTCAGAGCTTGGCAATGAACTTGGCAAAGAATATCCACATCTTGATTATATTGTAATCCTAAATATTGGGGGTAAACGAGTTGGCTTTCGAACCATACATGATCAGATAGACGTCTCTGAAGTAGCGGGACAATTCGGCGGAGGCGGGCATGCAAAAGCTTCTGGATGCTCGTTAACCAAGGTGGCTTTCCAACAGTTCGTGGTGGACACATTCCACATAGAGCCATTAAGGGAAGATGCTAGAAGAAATCGCTATAATTTAAAACATTCTTCGTTCGGTTCTCTATATAAAAATCGAATGGAAGACAACTTTTTCCTTTATCCGGAAAATGAACAAGGATGGGCAATTAAACAAAATAACAAAAAGTTGGACCAGACCTTTACAAGTTTCGAAGAAGGCGAACGTTTCCTTAAAAGAAACCACGAAGCTTGGCTTGTGCGGGACGATGCTTTCGTCAATTATTTAATGGGCCGAATCAGGACTGATAAGTAA
- a CDS encoding rhodanese-like domain-containing protein yields the protein MAKQITPAEVERQLQDCKDLSIIDVRESAELLSGKIPGARNISFTQLALRKDELDKETNYVVVCQSGNRSKAACGILEALGFNAVNMTGGMNDWRGELE from the coding sequence ATGGCGAAACAAATCACACCTGCAGAAGTAGAAAGGCAGTTACAAGACTGCAAGGACTTATCCATTATTGATGTTCGCGAATCGGCCGAGTTACTCAGTGGGAAAATTCCTGGTGCCAGGAACATTTCTTTCACTCAACTTGCATTGCGTAAAGATGAATTGGATAAAGAAACAAACTATGTCGTTGTTTGCCAATCTGGGAATCGCAGTAAAGCTGCTTGTGGAATTTTAGAAGCACTTGGATTCAACGCCGTAAATATGACAGGTGGAATGAATGATTGGCGAGGAGAACTGGAATAA
- a CDS encoding rhodanese-like domain-containing protein: MDIIQWLIIILLVVFVMRRFLPTKGVTNISVQETKDKLKDKQVQFIDVRTPGEYKANHQPQFKNIPLGDLPRKADQLDKNKEVVVICQSGMRSARAASILKKQGFEKVYNVTGGMGAWR, encoded by the coding sequence ATGGACATTATTCAATGGTTAATCATTATTCTGTTAGTTGTATTTGTTATGAGACGTTTTCTGCCAACAAAAGGCGTTACGAATATATCGGTGCAAGAAACGAAAGATAAATTAAAAGATAAACAAGTGCAATTTATTGACGTACGTACACCTGGTGAATATAAAGCGAACCACCAGCCGCAGTTTAAAAATATTCCGCTTGGGGACTTGCCAAGAAAAGCCGACCAACTAGATAAAAACAAAGAAGTCGTTGTGATTTGTCAAAGTGGCATGAGAAGTGCAAGGGCAGCATCAATTCTTAAAAAACAAGGCTTTGAAAAGGTTTATAATGTGACAGGCGGTATGGGTGCTTGGCGATAA
- a CDS encoding FAD-dependent oxidoreductase codes for MSKKILIVGGVAGGASAAARVRRLDEQAEVIMFEKGPHVSFSNCALPYHLSGVVENSDDLVLMSPETFKKRYNIEARVSQEVVAINRDAKTITVKNVLTNETYEESYDKLVLSTGAAPIRPNIEGVHNENVFTVRNVVDIQNLNTFIQHRGLKDIAVIGGGFIGVEVAENLKKAGYNVSLVEFANQIMMPLDHDMVQILHKEMVDNGVHLILNDGLDKIGEGYIQTQSGKEVKAEAVVMAIGVRPEITLAQKADLEIGSTGAIKVDHNYLTSDKDIYAVGDAIEVYHKLTHTPTRLALAGPAQKQARAAADHMYGIPNQNKGVIGSSSMHLFSLNTASTGLNARMAENAGIRYDSVYIIPADKVGLMPNSSPMHFKLVYEVPTGKLLGAQAIGKGNVDKRIDVIAAMITMNGTLEDLKDLELSYSPMMGTAKDVVNHAALVALNQLYGRYKEVKVSQVRELVENNAFIIDAREQGEYNRGHLKNAVNIPLSEFRDRLDEIPKDQPVYIHCRSGQRSYNMVIALENLGYKNVYNISGSYLGISLHEYYNDLVTGREKIVTEYNFK; via the coding sequence ATGAGTAAAAAGATATTAATTGTTGGTGGAGTTGCAGGAGGAGCTTCCGCAGCGGCTAGAGTTAGAAGATTAGATGAACAAGCTGAAGTGATTATGTTTGAAAAGGGGCCACATGTATCTTTCTCAAACTGCGCCCTTCCTTATCATTTGAGCGGTGTTGTAGAAAATAGTGACGACCTTGTATTAATGTCACCAGAAACGTTCAAAAAGAGATACAATATCGAAGCTAGAGTTAGCCAAGAAGTTGTGGCAATTAATCGAGATGCGAAAACGATTACGGTTAAAAATGTACTAACTAATGAAACGTATGAAGAAAGCTATGATAAGTTGGTGCTTTCTACTGGCGCAGCACCGATTCGTCCAAACATCGAAGGCGTTCATAACGAAAATGTATTTACAGTACGTAACGTCGTCGATATCCAAAACTTAAATACATTTATTCAACATCGTGGTCTGAAAGATATTGCCGTGATTGGCGGTGGATTTATTGGTGTTGAAGTCGCTGAGAACTTAAAAAAGGCAGGATACAATGTTTCTTTAGTTGAATTTGCGAATCAAATTATGATGCCATTAGATCATGATATGGTGCAAATCTTGCATAAAGAAATGGTAGACAATGGTGTTCATTTAATTTTAAATGACGGTTTGGATAAAATCGGCGAAGGCTATATTCAAACTCAATCGGGTAAAGAAGTAAAGGCAGAGGCTGTTGTGATGGCGATTGGTGTAAGACCTGAAATTACATTAGCTCAAAAAGCAGACCTTGAAATTGGCAGTACAGGTGCGATAAAAGTTGACCATAATTATTTAACGAGCGATAAAGATATTTATGCTGTCGGAGATGCGATTGAAGTTTATCATAAACTAACGCATACACCTACGCGACTCGCATTAGCAGGTCCTGCGCAAAAGCAAGCAAGAGCGGCAGCAGACCATATGTATGGAATCCCGAACCAAAATAAAGGGGTCATTGGCTCATCTTCTATGCATTTGTTTAGTCTTAATACAGCGTCAACAGGATTGAATGCGCGTATGGCTGAAAATGCTGGCATTCGCTATGATTCTGTTTATATTATTCCAGCGGATAAAGTTGGTTTAATGCCTAATAGCAGTCCGATGCATTTTAAATTAGTGTATGAAGTGCCAACAGGGAAATTATTAGGTGCCCAGGCAATCGGTAAGGGAAATGTTGATAAACGAATTGACGTCATTGCGGCGATGATTACAATGAATGGAACTTTAGAGGATTTAAAAGATCTAGAACTATCTTATTCCCCAATGATGGGAACAGCAAAAGATGTCGTCAACCACGCGGCATTAGTGGCGCTCAATCAACTATACGGAAGATACAAAGAGGTTAAAGTGTCGCAAGTTCGTGAGTTAGTGGAAAATAATGCTTTCATTATTGATGCAAGAGAACAAGGTGAATACAATCGGGGCCATCTAAAAAATGCAGTCAATATTCCATTAAGTGAATTTAGAGACCGTCTAGATGAAATTCCAAAAGACCAACCTGTTTATATCCACTGTCGTTCAGGACAGCGCAGTTATAACATGGTCATTGCGCTAGAAAACTTAGGCTACAAAAATGTGTACAACATTTCAGGTTCTTATTTAGGCATCAGCCTGCATGAATACTACAATGATTTAGTTACTGGAAGAGAGAAGATTGTTACGGAATACAATTTTAAATAA
- a CDS encoding spore coat protein, which translates to MLQDKEMVSDYLAGINASLTGYANMISQANNSELRQTLINMRNQDESRQRIIYKYALEKGYYTPAAPASQEVVQQVKAQLSSPQ; encoded by the coding sequence ATGTTACAAGATAAAGAAATGGTTAGCGATTATTTAGCTGGAATAAATGCAAGTCTCACTGGATATGCAAATATGATATCTCAAGCAAATAACTCAGAACTACGTCAGACTTTAATCAATATGAGGAACCAAGATGAATCACGGCAGAGAATCATCTATAAATATGCACTTGAAAAAGGATATTATACGCCAGCTGCCCCAGCTTCCCAAGAAGTCGTTCAACAAGTAAAAGCCCAGTTATCTTCTCCACAATAA
- a CDS encoding cupin domain-containing protein → MYYYPYGVQYQNPYYVNAHAHAHAHAQMYNYGGQYGYWNTPGHVGQIDFNDNDDDYDETIPLRDYGPRPFVVDIDEATKQNNTFRTALWTGPHLQLTLMSLRVGEDIGLEIHPEFDQFLRVEQGNGIVRMGSSQNNLDFVRNIEEDSAIIIPAGTWHNLTNTGNRPLKLYSIYAPPAHPRGTVHATKNDAMEAEAGYGQNN, encoded by the coding sequence ATTTACTATTATCCGTATGGGGTTCAATATCAAAATCCTTATTATGTCAATGCGCATGCCCATGCCCATGCCCATGCCCAAATGTATAACTATGGTGGACAGTATGGATACTGGAATACTCCAGGTCATGTAGGACAAATAGACTTCAATGATAATGACGATGATTATGATGAAACAATACCCTTAAGGGATTATGGACCAAGGCCGTTTGTAGTGGATATCGATGAAGCAACCAAACAAAACAATACATTCCGCACGGCTTTATGGACTGGTCCACATTTACAATTAACGTTAATGAGTCTTCGGGTAGGTGAAGATATTGGATTAGAAATACATCCAGAATTCGATCAATTTTTACGTGTAGAACAAGGCAATGGTATTGTTAGAATGGGAAGTAGTCAAAATAACTTAGATTTTGTGAGGAATATTGAAGAGGACTCTGCGATTATCATTCCAGCTGGAACCTGGCATAATTTAACGAACACAGGGAATAGGCCACTTAAACTTTATTCAATATACGCACCTCCAGCACATCCGCGTGGCACTGTCCATGCTACAAAAAATGATGCGATGGAAGCGGAAGCGGGGTATGGGCAAAACAATTGA
- a CDS encoding DUF346 domain-containing protein codes for MYRYLYQAPHYYNQPHLYANHPYMYANQQQAFGNPQHMAVNQPQLISNQRPTAQEIMQILRSQHRNLYSELDQAGMPRAITDYVFLLVVNYTLNQANTNQTATQIYNQFQRQFPWLNLLYRQFNIPQNVVDRILVRVIQITLNELGDGGQQPGRDWIGWEDLGGVLTSAPTVASWQPNRLDVFARGTDQSLYHKWWDGRGWSNWETLGGVLTSAPAAVSWGPNRIDVFVRGTDNSLYHKWWDGSRWSDWESLGGVLTSGPAVSSRRPNQLDVFVRGTNQRLYKKTWNGSRWEDWEDLGGTLASEPAAVSWGPNRIDVFARGQNQDLIHKWWDGSSWSNWESLGGVLTSGPAVSSSRPNRLDVFVRGTNQRLYKRTWNGSRWVDWEDLGGSITSAPAAVSWGPNRTDVFARGENQNLIHLYRGR; via the coding sequence TTGTATAGATATTTATATCAAGCACCACATTATTATAATCAACCGCATCTATATGCGAATCATCCGTATATGTATGCAAATCAACAACAGGCATTTGGAAATCCACAGCATATGGCAGTGAACCAACCACAATTAATTTCGAATCAACGCCCAACTGCGCAGGAAATTATGCAAATACTTCGTTCGCAACACAGAAACTTATATTCAGAGCTAGATCAAGCCGGTATGCCCCGTGCTATAACTGATTATGTATTTCTACTCGTAGTTAACTACACACTCAACCAGGCAAACACAAATCAAACTGCAACCCAAATCTACAATCAATTTCAGCGCCAATTCCCATGGTTAAATCTACTGTATAGGCAATTTAATATCCCGCAAAATGTAGTCGATCGAATCCTAGTGAGGGTCATCCAAATTACGTTGAATGAACTTGGAGATGGCGGCCAACAACCTGGTCGCGACTGGATAGGATGGGAAGACCTAGGGGGAGTATTAACATCAGCACCTACAGTCGCTTCTTGGCAGCCAAATCGACTCGATGTATTTGCAAGAGGTACGGACCAAAGCCTGTATCACAAATGGTGGGATGGTCGAGGTTGGAGCAATTGGGAAACGCTTGGTGGCGTATTAACTTCAGCGCCTGCTGCAGTTTCCTGGGGACCTAATCGAATTGATGTTTTCGTAAGAGGAACCGACAATAGTTTATATCATAAATGGTGGGATGGAAGTCGTTGGAGCGATTGGGAGAGCCTTGGTGGTGTCCTAACGAGTGGGCCCGCTGTTTCGTCACGCCGTCCGAATCAACTGGATGTATTTGTAAGGGGAACGAATCAAAGACTCTATAAAAAAACATGGAATGGTTCTCGCTGGGAAGATTGGGAAGACCTTGGCGGTACACTAGCCTCTGAACCAGCGGCTGTATCTTGGGGTCCTAACCGGATTGATGTTTTTGCTAGAGGTCAAAATCAGGATTTAATTCATAAATGGTGGGATGGATCTAGTTGGAGTAATTGGGAGAGCCTTGGCGGGGTATTGACAAGTGGCCCTGCTGTATCTTCAAGCCGTCCAAATCGACTCGATGTATTTGTAAGAGGAACAAATCAAAGACTGTATAAACGAACATGGAATGGATCTCGTTGGGTAGACTGGGAGGACCTTGGCGGCTCAATTACATCGGCTCCCGCAGCTGTATCTTGGGGACCTAACCGGACAGATGTATTTGCCAGAGGAGAAAATCAAAACCTCATCCATTTGTACCGTGGGCGTTAA
- a CDS encoding helix-turn-helix domain-containing protein, translating into MVYRPRRKRSIYTSPEDKIKAVERILREHIPTKQMAEEINVSQTSIQQWVKQYKNHGPQSFLKTDKNTNTTTTVEVGELERLKAIEVAYEEQRIQVEILKKFQTFLKQK; encoded by the coding sequence ATGGTTTACCGACCACGTAGAAAACGAAGCATTTATACATCACCTGAGGATAAAATAAAAGCAGTTGAGCGTATTTTAAGGGAGCATATACCTACAAAACAGATGGCGGAAGAGATAAACGTAAGTCAAACTAGCATTCAACAATGGGTCAAGCAATATAAAAATCATGGACCACAATCATTTCTAAAAACTGATAAGAACACTAATACAACCACTACTGTAGAGGTAGGAGAATTAGAGCGTTTAAAGGCGATTGAAGTTGCTTACGAGGAGCAGCGGATTCAGGTGGAAATTCTAAAAAAGTTCCAAACCTTTCTCAAACAGAAGTAA
- a CDS encoding IS3 family transposase — MRKEYTVRQLAKAFGVSPSGYYAYLKRPKRVLTERDWKDKKMIQKLYNETGGTYGAKRIAGTLKEQEKYVINHKRVARLMDEMCIKAKVRKKKTTQEKKQVAAGYIYPNLLKRDFNAFFPNHKWAMDVTEITFDDTKIYVSTLIDLFNREPIGFQVGYHSDITMMEATIRQAMEERQLKDLSQVTIHTDQGNVYRSYRYRQLSRELKFTPSMSRKGNCYDNALVECFFSHLKVEFPLLFPVSTIKQLLEDLPKYALFFAKKRSQKRLGYLSPSSFLTTYCKGA; from the coding sequence TTGAGAAAGGAGTACACAGTTCGGCAGCTAGCTAAAGCATTCGGTGTATCTCCTAGTGGTTATTATGCATATTTAAAACGTCCTAAAAGAGTGCTCACTGAACGTGATTGGAAAGACAAAAAGATGATTCAAAAACTTTACAATGAGACAGGTGGCACCTATGGTGCAAAGCGAATTGCAGGTACTTTGAAAGAGCAGGAGAAATATGTGATTAATCATAAACGGGTTGCCCGTTTGATGGACGAAATGTGCATTAAAGCTAAAGTGAGAAAGAAAAAGACAACTCAGGAAAAGAAACAGGTCGCCGCTGGTTACATTTATCCGAATTTGTTAAAACGTGATTTTAATGCGTTTTTCCCAAACCATAAATGGGCAATGGATGTAACAGAAATCACTTTTGACGATACAAAAATTTATGTATCGACTCTAATAGACCTCTTTAATCGGGAGCCGATTGGTTTTCAAGTTGGCTATCATTCTGACATAACAATGATGGAGGCCACAATCCGTCAAGCAATGGAAGAACGTCAATTAAAGGATTTAAGCCAAGTAACGATTCATACGGATCAAGGGAACGTCTATCGTTCTTATCGCTATCGCCAGCTGTCAAGGGAGTTGAAATTTACACCAAGCATGTCACGCAAAGGGAACTGTTATGATAACGCCTTGGTTGAATGCTTTTTTTCTCACTTGAAAGTTGAATTCCCGCTTTTATTTCCGGTTTCTACAATCAAGCAACTGTTAGAGGATTTACCGAAATACGCTTTATTTTTCGCGAAAAAACGTAGTCAGAAAAGACTTGGGTATTTATCGCCATCGTCTTTCCTAACTACGTATTGTAAGGGTGCTTAG